In one Zalophus californianus isolate mZalCal1 chromosome 10, mZalCal1.pri.v2, whole genome shotgun sequence genomic region, the following are encoded:
- the RNPS1 gene encoding RNA-binding protein with serine-rich domain 1 isoform X1, whose protein sequence is MDLSGVKKKSLLGVKENNKKSSTRAPSPTKRKDRSDEKSKDRSKDKGATKESSEKDRGRDKTRKRRSASSGSSSTRSRSSSTSSSGSSTSTGSSSGSSSSSASSRSGSSSTSRSSSSSSSSGSPSPSRRRHDNRRRSRSKSKPPKRDEKERKRRSPSPKPTKVHIGRLTRNVTKDHIMEIFSTYGKIKMIDMPVERMHPHLSKGYAYVEFENPDEAEKALKHMDGGQIDGQEITATAVLAPWPRPPPRRFSPPRRMLPPPPMWRRSPPRMRRRSRSPRRRSPVRRRSRSPGRRRHRSRSSSNSSR, encoded by the exons atggattTATCAGGAGTGAAAAAGAAGAGCTTGCTAGgagtcaaagaaaataataaaaagtccaGCACTAG GGCTCCTTCTCCTACCAAACGCAAAGACCGCTCTGATGAGAAGTCCAAGGATCGTTCTAAAGATAAAGGGGCCACCAAGGAGTCAAGTGAGAAGGACCGTGGCAGGGATAAAACTCGGAAGAGGCGCAGTGCTTCCAGTGGTAGCAGCAGCACCAG GTCCCGGTCCAGCTCTACCTCCAGCTCGGGCTCCAGCACCAGCACGGGCTCCAGCAGCGGCTCAAGCTCTTCTTCAGCGTCGAGCCGCTCGGGAAGCTCTAGCACATCCCGCAGTTCCAGCTCCAGCAGCTCCTCTGGCTCGCCGAGTCCTTCTAGGCGCAGGCATGATAACAGGAGGCGCTCCCGCTCCAA ATCCAAACCACccaaaagagatgaaaaggaaaggaaaaggcgGAGTCCTTCCCCTAAGCCCACCAAAGTCCACATTGGGAGGCTCACCAGGAATGTGACCAAG GACCACATCATGGAAATATTCTCCACTTatgggaaaattaaaatgattgacATGCCTGTAGAAAGGATGCACCCCCATCTGTCTAAAGGCTATGCATACGTGGAGTTTGAGAACCCAGATGAAGCCGAGAAGGCACTGAAGCACATGGATGGAG GACAAATTGACGGCCAGGAGATCACTGCCACCGCTGTGCTGGCCCCCTGGCCTCGGCCGCCCCCCAGGCGATTCAGCCCTCCGAGGAGGATGCTGCCACCACCTCCCATGTGGCGTCGGTCGCCCCCACGAATGAGAAGAAG GTCACGCTCCCCAAGGCGCAGGTCCCCCGTGCGCCGGCGATCTCGCTCCCCTGGCCGCCGCCGCCACAGGAGCCGCTCCAGCTCCAACTCCTCCCGATAA
- the RNPS1 gene encoding RNA-binding protein with serine-rich domain 1 isoform X2, with translation MAPSPTKRKDRSDEKSKDRSKDKGATKESSEKDRGRDKTRKRRSASSGSSSTRSRSSSTSSSGSSTSTGSSSGSSSSSASSRSGSSSTSRSSSSSSSSGSPSPSRRRHDNRRRSRSKSKPPKRDEKERKRRSPSPKPTKVHIGRLTRNVTKDHIMEIFSTYGKIKMIDMPVERMHPHLSKGYAYVEFENPDEAEKALKHMDGGQIDGQEITATAVLAPWPRPPPRRFSPPRRMLPPPPMWRRSPPRMRRRSRSPRRRSPVRRRSRSPGRRRHRSRSSSNSSR, from the exons GGCTCCTTCTCCTACCAAACGCAAAGACCGCTCTGATGAGAAGTCCAAGGATCGTTCTAAAGATAAAGGGGCCACCAAGGAGTCAAGTGAGAAGGACCGTGGCAGGGATAAAACTCGGAAGAGGCGCAGTGCTTCCAGTGGTAGCAGCAGCACCAG GTCCCGGTCCAGCTCTACCTCCAGCTCGGGCTCCAGCACCAGCACGGGCTCCAGCAGCGGCTCAAGCTCTTCTTCAGCGTCGAGCCGCTCGGGAAGCTCTAGCACATCCCGCAGTTCCAGCTCCAGCAGCTCCTCTGGCTCGCCGAGTCCTTCTAGGCGCAGGCATGATAACAGGAGGCGCTCCCGCTCCAA ATCCAAACCACccaaaagagatgaaaaggaaaggaaaaggcgGAGTCCTTCCCCTAAGCCCACCAAAGTCCACATTGGGAGGCTCACCAGGAATGTGACCAAG GACCACATCATGGAAATATTCTCCACTTatgggaaaattaaaatgattgacATGCCTGTAGAAAGGATGCACCCCCATCTGTCTAAAGGCTATGCATACGTGGAGTTTGAGAACCCAGATGAAGCCGAGAAGGCACTGAAGCACATGGATGGAG GACAAATTGACGGCCAGGAGATCACTGCCACCGCTGTGCTGGCCCCCTGGCCTCGGCCGCCCCCCAGGCGATTCAGCCCTCCGAGGAGGATGCTGCCACCACCTCCCATGTGGCGTCGGTCGCCCCCACGAATGAGAAGAAG GTCACGCTCCCCAAGGCGCAGGTCCCCCGTGCGCCGGCGATCTCGCTCCCCTGGCCGCCGCCGCCACAGGAGCCGCTCCAGCTCCAACTCCTCCCGATAA